A region from the Aquimarina sp. ERC-38 genome encodes:
- a CDS encoding DUF58 domain-containing protein produces the protein MTNKKNHTILEPATIQSVVGLQLLAKSIANGYTYGLHNSRRKGLGIEFSQFRSYEKGDDLRQLDWKMLARSGKYFIKESEVETNIQVQFIVDASNSMRHEEQNISKLDYAKVFIATLAYIFDKQGDKIGLASLNDTGFRQIPVTDHKNQWNYLLKNLHEIKPGGTWPIDLQWAEKLHQRAHKELFICISDGYQEHDELTKFFCYLKNPRNEVIVIHVLGDNELNFSYNKQVIFEDLETGKKKKVDTQAAKESYLKALQQGTDKIKQKLQVKGIQYFLCNYSKPIEETIYQFVALRNRLL, from the coding sequence ATGACTAACAAAAAAAATCATACAATATTAGAACCTGCAACTATTCAGTCTGTAGTGGGATTACAACTATTAGCAAAGTCCATTGCTAATGGCTATACCTATGGTTTACATAATAGTCGAAGAAAAGGTTTGGGTATTGAGTTTAGCCAGTTCAGGTCTTATGAAAAAGGGGATGATCTAAGACAATTGGATTGGAAAATGCTGGCAAGGTCCGGTAAGTATTTTATCAAAGAATCCGAGGTAGAAACTAATATTCAGGTACAATTCATTGTAGATGCCAGTAATTCTATGCGGCATGAAGAACAAAATATATCCAAACTTGACTATGCAAAAGTTTTCATTGCAACTTTAGCCTATATTTTTGATAAACAAGGTGACAAAATAGGTTTGGCTAGTCTTAACGATACTGGTTTTCGACAGATACCTGTTACAGATCATAAAAATCAATGGAACTATTTATTAAAAAATCTTCATGAGATAAAGCCCGGGGGTACGTGGCCGATAGATTTACAATGGGCAGAAAAATTACATCAGCGTGCACATAAAGAACTTTTTATCTGTATAAGTGACGGTTACCAGGAACATGATGAATTAACTAAGTTTTTTTGTTATTTAAAAAATCCAAGAAATGAAGTAATTGTCATTCACGTATTAGGAGATAACGAACTGAATTTCTCTTATAACAAACAAGTAATCTTTGAAGACCTGGAAACCGGAAAGAAAAAAAAGGTGGATACGCAGGCGGCCAAAGAATCATACCTTAAAGCTTTACAACAGGGAACAGATAAAATTAAGCAAAAGTTACAAGTAAAAGGAATTCAATATTTTCTTTGTAACTACTCGAAACCAATAGAAGAAACGATATATCAATTTGTTGCATTAAGAAATAGGTTATTGTAA
- a CDS encoding BatA domain-containing protein has product MSFLNPTYLWCFLGLLLPLLIHLWSKKQHTTIKVGSTQFIEPTSSNRASSIQLNEWILLLLRLLLIGGVTLLVSGMQLHKIPSQKSIAYFVDPSLQSLPEVQKLIDSLQKKEVVFSFKKGFPKVKSNYQEDSISKNIFHWQLARDLEHFPADSLVVFTRAYLKNTRGKRPKLSRDIKWVKIDENIQSTFKPIAAKQSDKGTTIYRVKSNATTTLFNKEFLENNTAINTNGTGDSILTTGSYEKVLITPTKKLKIGLKVDDSFKNQKSYLTASLAVVSEYINTTAVIENINTDGEIENLDILFWISTEPSPATEATLVYYQPDQFADDLLIKENKKKYRLTALLHAENSIRQHLMDALVTLLGPSQEILKTAENDDQRTIAPEELRTNYSVKKKIISEVQKFDMNSYLWIVLLVLLVSERVLAKKRVQ; this is encoded by the coding sequence ATGAGTTTTTTAAATCCTACATATCTTTGGTGCTTTTTAGGATTACTATTACCCTTGCTTATTCATTTGTGGAGTAAAAAACAACACACCACTATAAAAGTAGGTAGTACTCAATTTATTGAACCCACTTCATCTAATAGAGCCAGTAGCATACAATTAAACGAATGGATATTATTACTACTTCGATTACTACTAATCGGCGGAGTAACCCTGTTAGTTTCCGGAATGCAATTGCATAAAATCCCAAGTCAAAAAAGTATTGCTTACTTTGTGGATCCCTCCTTACAATCCCTTCCGGAGGTGCAAAAGCTTATAGATTCTCTACAAAAAAAAGAAGTAGTATTTAGTTTTAAAAAAGGCTTTCCAAAAGTTAAGTCAAACTATCAAGAAGATTCCATATCAAAAAACATTTTTCATTGGCAATTAGCCCGGGACTTAGAACATTTTCCGGCAGATAGCCTGGTGGTATTTACAAGGGCTTACTTAAAAAATACCAGAGGAAAACGACCGAAACTATCCCGAGATATTAAATGGGTAAAAATTGACGAAAATATACAAAGTACTTTTAAACCAATAGCAGCAAAGCAATCCGATAAAGGAACTACTATCTATAGAGTAAAAAGTAATGCTACGACAACTCTATTTAATAAAGAATTTTTAGAAAACAATACTGCTATAAATACTAATGGAACTGGCGATAGTATTCTTACCACTGGTTCTTATGAAAAGGTTTTAATTACTCCTACTAAAAAACTAAAAATCGGATTAAAAGTAGATGACTCCTTTAAAAACCAGAAATCTTATCTAACCGCTTCCTTAGCCGTTGTTTCAGAATACATAAATACTACCGCTGTAATCGAGAATATAAATACTGATGGTGAAATTGAAAATCTGGATATTCTCTTTTGGATAAGTACAGAGCCTTCTCCTGCCACAGAGGCTACCTTAGTGTATTACCAACCGGATCAATTTGCCGATGACTTGCTTATAAAAGAAAACAAAAAGAAATATAGATTAACGGCTCTCTTACATGCTGAAAACAGCATTCGGCAACATTTAATGGACGCGTTGGTTACCCTTTTAGGACCATCTCAAGAAATTCTAAAAACAGCCGAAAATGATGACCAAAGAACCATAGCTCCTGAAGAACTAAGAACAAATTACTCCGTTAAAAAAAAGATAATATCAGAGGTCCAGAAGTTTGACATGAATTCCTATCTATGGATAGTATTATTAGTACTTCTGGTATCAGAACGAGTTCTTGCTAAAAAACGGGTACAATAG